A genome region from Acidobacteriota bacterium includes the following:
- a CDS encoding ATP-binding protein: MLDIPKEKVLERLRLDNPWWRKPHQIPKHFVEVRPRPYIERLFPLVTQRDIRRAVVLMGPRRVGKTYLVHHTIGRLIDEGFEPHNLCYVSIDNPLYLGLSLQTFLELFAEATGDDPSTEAFVFFDEIQYLKDWEQHLKTLVDSYPTLRVVVSGSAAAALRLKSRESGAGRFTDFFLPPLTFYEYLQILGEEPPVDVEIKDDIGIYTATDLEALNRSFEDYVQFGGYPEVATSTEIQENPSRFIKSDIIDKVLLRDLPSLYGISDVQELNALFTSLAFNTAGEVSLEQVTQRSGAAKATIKRYIEYLQAAFMIRIVHRVDESARTFQRVRAFKVYLTNPSLRTALFGPTQDERVFGALVENAILAQWFAAEGLHLHYARWKDGEIDLVNLLGHRVDWAVEVKWSDRHRRSLGLLKGPLDFCAKNNVSTLVTTSRTAQGAETLSNIRIVYWPAALYAYAVSHSQISTNVHQLEVRSPESL; the protein is encoded by the coding sequence GCGAAAACCGCATCAGATTCCGAAGCACTTCGTCGAGGTCCGACCCAGACCCTACATCGAGCGCCTCTTCCCTCTGGTGACTCAGCGAGACATTCGACGCGCGGTCGTCCTGATGGGACCTCGGCGCGTGGGCAAGACCTACCTCGTCCATCACACGATTGGCCGACTGATCGACGAAGGATTCGAGCCTCACAACCTGTGCTACGTCTCGATCGACAACCCTCTATACCTCGGGCTCTCCCTACAGACGTTTCTGGAACTGTTCGCGGAGGCGACCGGCGATGATCCAAGCACCGAAGCTTTTGTCTTCTTCGATGAGATTCAGTATCTCAAGGATTGGGAACAACATCTGAAAACGCTGGTGGACTCCTACCCAACCCTTAGAGTCGTGGTGTCCGGATCCGCCGCCGCTGCCCTTCGATTGAAGAGCCGCGAATCTGGAGCTGGCAGGTTCACGGACTTCTTTCTTCCACCGTTGACCTTCTATGAGTATCTCCAGATCCTCGGTGAGGAGCCTCCCGTCGACGTGGAAATAAAAGACGATATCGGGATCTACACCGCCACGGATCTCGAGGCCTTGAACCGATCCTTCGAGGACTATGTTCAGTTCGGCGGTTACCCTGAGGTCGCCACTTCGACCGAGATCCAGGAGAATCCGAGCCGCTTCATCAAAAGTGACATCATCGACAAAGTGCTGTTGCGCGATCTCCCCTCGCTCTACGGTATCTCCGACGTGCAGGAACTCAACGCCTTGTTCACCTCCCTCGCCTTCAACACCGCAGGAGAGGTTTCCCTCGAGCAGGTCACCCAACGATCCGGCGCTGCCAAAGCGACCATCAAGCGCTACATCGAATACCTACAGGCGGCCTTCATGATCCGCATCGTCCATCGAGTCGACGAGAGTGCACGGACCTTTCAAAGGGTCCGCGCCTTCAAGGTCTATCTCACCAATCCTTCGTTGCGGACCGCCCTCTTCGGCCCAACCCAGGACGAACGTGTCTTCGGTGCTCTAGTCGAAAACGCGATCCTCGCCCAGTGGTTCGCCGCCGAAGGGCTTCATCTGCACTATGCCAGGTGGAAAGACGGAGAAATCGACCTCGTGAACCTTCTCGGCCATCGCGTGGACTGGGCCGTCGAAGTCAAGTGGTCAGACCGTCATCGCCGTAGCCTCGGTCTACTCAAGGGACCACTGGACTTCTGCGCGAAGAACAACGTAAGTACCTTGGTCACCACAAGCCGGACCGCCCAAGGAGCGGAGACCCTCTCGAACATCCGGATCGTCTACTGGCCGGCGGCCCTGTATGCCTACGCCGTCAGCCACTCGCAGATCAGCACAAACGTTCATCAACTGGAAGTGCGATCACCGGAATCACTGTAG